The region ttttttttcttctacacTTTAGTAGAGGACAACAGTGATGCTGTTCTTGGATTATTTCCATGTGATTATGCATTTTCATACTGAAAGCATTGCATTCAAGTTTAACTTGGTGTAAACTGAATCAATCAGCTTTTATTTCTGCTCTTCTTCTGTCCCAGCTGACTGTTGCCACCCAGTCGTACCCAGAAAGGTTCCCCAGAGGTCCAGTCGCCTCAGTGCAGGTAGGTGTGACAAACAGTACACTTTGTTGgaggttttgttttgcttttttttttaaaccttcaggACATGAAACCCGTTTATTTAACATGCTAATAACACAGCCGGAGGGAGATGAGAAATGTGTCACATATGAAACTTTCTGGTCCACTGCTACTTGAGCGATTATGGCTGCCTCACTTTAATgcccttttttgtgtgtgtgtttcagggcAGATAAAACGCACTAAGTGTAAAATAGATGTGGAGACTCCAGACTCTATTTTGGTCAACACCAATCTGAGAGCGATCATCAACAAGCACACCTTCACTGTCCTGCCTGCCGATTGCCAGCAGAAGCTGCTCAAACTCCTGCCTGATGTGGACCGTCAGGTGGCTTTACATTTATGCATGTAATCTCTGTATTtgatgtctatatatatatatatatatatatatatatatatttttttttttttttttttttttttttttttttctatgataACATGCAATATCTGCCACGCACACTAAATTCCTGTTAGAAATTGGGGATTTTAAAAGGGATGCAGAAATGTTTGAATGCATTTGCTGGTGTTTATTAAGTCTCGATGATAGAATCATCGAATGGGGAATATGCCGTAGTGATTCAGCGATGATGATTGTCAGGACATGAGTCACAGCGTTGGGCCTCTTCTCCCCAGGCTTGCTTGGACGGCCTTCTGAAGATCACGAGCTCTGCCTTAAACAACGAGTTCTTCACGTCGGCAGCACAGTCTTGGAAGGAGAGACTATCTGAAGGTTAGTTTCATTGCTTTCAGTCGATGATAACAGCATTCAGTTCACttataagaaaaaagagaaaccaTTTCACCAAGGTGAGTGAGCTTTCTTCACCCAGTTGTTTAAAATTATGTAACTTTCTCCTTTATAGGGGAATTCACACCTGAGTTGCAGCTCAGAATGCGTCAGGAGAttgagaaagagaagaaaattgaGCACTGGAAGGAAGCCTTCTTTGAAAGTTATTACGGGGAAAAGTAGGTTCTCTTATATACATTGACGTTGCTGTAGTTTGAGATTCACCGATTCAGTTCTCGATCATTTGAAAAGCATATGTTGCATAATGTTGTTGGCAAAATCTCTGATCCACATAAAACTCCAGATCTTATGTTTCTTTGAGATTCTGAATACAGTGTTGAGAACATGTTCACAATCGAAGCCCTAAACTAAACACCCGGCTTTGCTTTCGCCAAATGCATCGCTTTGCAGTGTTCATCCCAAGCAGCTGATGTTGCTACAGAAACAAATAACACTGCTATGGGTCAGGTACAGCACCTGAAAGAATCACACAATAGGTGCATTATTAATGCACAATCATAACGCACAATTGtggcacaaaaacaacaaagaaaaggtCACAGTCTGTATTGTcactaggggtgtcaaattagcgcgttaattgcAATTAATTAGTTACATGCATATTTAGCacgttatatttttttaatcgcttaatctatttttgtaatctctaactttactttttctgtttgcgagttgccttattatgaaatctgtgtttgtgcggtgggcttcttgtggggtggaaaacaatggtcaaTCACACACTGAGGTGGACATTgttggctgtccctgtgtttgGGCGGGTTTAGCTCCGCTGGTAGACTctcattgtagctggacaggtggGGGAGAGTagtggagaagagaggtgaaaatggaggagcatgtgaaagttgtcagtccagtgaatggggaatttacatttctaaaacgccccgacggcaccattgataaaggtagattGATAcgtctttgtggaaaggactttgctgaccaccgaagcagctcaagtttagccacataaacgcaaagcacccggtcaCAGCAACGTTAGCGGCaatgatgttgccacagcaacgctcttcccaaACTAAACTAGAGGAGATTAGCCTGCGCGTGCGCAGTGTGCGACAGAGGCTGGTGactgttcttgccaagtggatgtaaatggctaggacttcatctgttcaagtctgttaaaaaatacatacattactttatgaagccacttttttgttgttatatatcaatcttttgatttGCCGAATGtataataatgtaatgaatttttaaggaaaacacctcaagttgagggcttctcataatttttaggtgagattaaaaaagagatcaattagattaattaattacaaatcttaattaattaatcgctcaATTTCTTTTATCGCTTGACGGCACTAATTGTGACATCGACTTTGGCAAACACGGATATTACGTTTTCCTCTAATCTGTGAGCAGTTTTTGTATCTCAAGTGTTCCTTCATATATCCTTTGTATGTACACTTCTATAAGTCAGAATATATTTTCAAGAGATAAAAGCTGACTGCTTGTGTCCTTCTCCTTTCCCTCCGTGCAGTTCGGGGCTCAACTATGAGGAATCCAAAGAGCTGACGAAGGCTGATCTGCATCAGAAGTCTGACGGTCCCCAGTCCCTCCCTCGTCAGACAACGCCTGTCGCTCAAAAACCTGAAAACACCAAGTGCACCAAGGACAGACGTCAGATTGATGACGCCGCAAAGGACATGAAATCGACACAGATATCACAGGACTCTCCGAGGGCTCAGGCTGGTCCAAAAGACTCTGTCTCCACCATGGAGCCCATGAGGACACGGCGCTCACAGCAGGCGGAGGATCGTAAGTTGAACACAAGTGCACATTCTGAGCCCACGCCTGCAGTGATAAGACCAGAGGTTGAGAAACAGACTGAACAGGGCTCAGCATGCACACCTCCTGTAGAGGAGCATAAAGAAGAAACGGAGGAGAGGAAAATTGAACTCCCTGAGTCCCCTGTGAAGACAAACCCTCCACTACAGGGTGGTTCAGAATCGAAAGACGACCAGCTGGTGTCTACGGTTAAGTCTGAGGAGAGCGAGGAGGTCACGTCTGAGCCCAGCGGACCCTCAGAGCCTCTGAAAAGGAAGTCTCTTAGCGAGACCGAGGGGGAGTTGACCCCTGAAAAAAGATCCCGTCTCTCCTCAGTTTCTTCAGTGTCTTCAGTCTCCTCTGCATCTCCTTCAGCGTCGTCCATATCCAGCCCTGCTACACCTTCTCCAACTAGTCAAAGGGTTCCACCACTCAAGGTAGGAATACATTTGGGCACTGAAAGAGTTAAGGTTTGTAGCTTGGTTCTTTTCAGAGGGTAGTAGCTGTACATATTTTGGATTTGCAGCATTTTAAGAAGAAATGTTAaacaaaatgtttgttttttttgtcagatCCCAGTGTCACGAATTCTTCCTGTTCCTGTGTCACCGAACCAAGTCTCGCCAAGGACTCCCCTCCCTTCCCCGCTAAGTAGCCCGGGCCGTACTGGCGCTCGCACTCTGGCTGACATCAAGGCCAAAGCTCAGCTTGCGCGGGCACagcgagcagcagcagcggccatATTAGCCTCAAAGGGAGCGGTCCCGGGCCCAGGACCAGGCGGGGGCAGTAACGAGCAGAGGCAGCCGTCTCCCAGCCTCACCCTCAGTCCAACGTCGCCGCAGGCATCAGCCAGGATACCAGCCACCAGCAGTAACAGCAGTCAGTCCAGCACACCTTCTCCTCGCCCGCTGGACTCGTTTGATCAGTTCAGCCCAAACCACGCGCAGATATCTTGCTCGAGCAAAACTGTGGACAAACACAAAGGCCCTGCTGCTAATAATGTCAGTACAGGATCGAGCGTCATCCAGAGGAGTCCAAGTGCATCAACACAGTCTTCCTCCATGCACGCTGTGAAGGAACTGGACATCCCAACAGGTGCTGCTAAGCCAATAAGCAGAACCAGTTCCTGCATCCCCGCAAACAACCCACTGGTGACGCAGCTTCTGCAGGGAAAAGAGGTTCCATTGGAGCAAATTCTCCCAAAACCGCTATCCAAGGTGGAAGTGAAGATGTCGAGCTTGCCAACTTGTAGCCAGCTCAGGCCGTCATACACTGTCCAGCATCGGACTGATAAGCAGGTGTCACAGCAGTTCAATGCAGCAGGACGAGTCGGCGTCATCTCAGAGCAAACTAAACATCATCGGGAGCTTCCTGACAAGGAGACGCAGGAGCAGATCCTACAGGCCCTCATGCAGAGGAAAATCCAGCAAAGCCAGCCTTATGGAGGTGTGGGCTCTCAACCCCCACAGTACAAAGTACAACATGTTGCACACGCGGAGCAAATTCAGGACCAATGCAGGACgtctgttggctttttgactCGAAAGAGGACTCCCAGGCCTGCCATGACAGGACACTATCTGCTAAATGTGTCCACGTACGGTAGAGGGCCAGAGAGCAAGAGACTGCACCTGTCAGTCCTCCCAAACAAGTCTGTGTCCAGCTTAAAAAGGGAAAGCACAGATGGAGAGGAAGCGCCTAAGGAAGAAGCAGCAGCCACGAATGTTTTCTTGCCCGTTTCTGGCGTAAAAACGGAGCAGCAAGGATATTCAATAACCAAGTCTGATGACCCAACAAATCTTTCCAGCATAAAGGCCGAGCCTGGAACCGAGGAGCACGCAGCTGGTGGCAACAACGGCACCGGTGCTAAAGCCAAAGACACCAGCCCCCTTCCCCAGTCTCACCGAATGCACCTCGAACTGCGCAATAGTAATCAAGGAAAATCCGAGCCATATCTCCCCCACGTGGACCCCTGTCACCAGCATCCGCCTGCCTTTCAATCCCAGAGAACGCTTGATAATCAGGAACCCGTGGTAGCTTCGTGCTACGGTGGCACAATCAACATGCCTGTACCTCAAACTCTGAACCACAACACTGCAGGCGCCAGCCCCTCCACGTCCTCCACGGACGCCGACGGCGGGGGCATTCACGGCAGCGTCATGTCCTTCTCCGTGACCGTCACCACCATCCCTGCCGGACACTCGCTGGACCACGGCAGCCCGGGCGAGCCCTCGCCCGAGCAGTCCTTCATCGAGGGCTCCAGCATGGACGACGTCCAGTCCAAATGCTACTGCCGACTCAAGGCCATGATCATGTGCAAAGGTTGTGGAGCCTTCTGTCACGACGACTGTATCGGCCCCTCAAAACTGTGTGTCTCCTGTTTAGTGGTACGATGATATGAAACTATTGATATTTGGaggtggaaaataaaaaaagttaagtttaattttttaattttgttgtaggcacagagcagcagcagattattTAAAATCAATACGGAAGGAGGTGCAAGCACATTAATCATGCTTCGTACGGAACAACCAGCGTCTGGTTGCTGTTTGAAAGGCAAAGATTTACACTGGAAGGTTTTATTATTCCACCAAGAGTTACGTAAAGTTTGTAAAGTGCAGTAGAAAAGCCAATCCGTTTTCAGTCAGTTTTTTAGTCCGCCAGAAATCAACATCTGGCAGTGTTTGCACTCAGCTAGATTAGCatggtatattttttttatatgtatgtctgtagtttaaaaaaaaaaaaaagagggataatgaatgttgatatttttttagGACTTGATGACTGTTGTGCTTTTAAACTGAacctcgttttttttctttagtgggTCGAATGAGTTTTGGtttaaaagcaaaatcaaaaTGTGCTAATGATAATCATATTTGTAGAGTTCCTAATATTTGGCATTTATGCACGTGTGTCAGGGAAGTGCAACTAGTAGTAGCTATTTTCTATAAAATTGTACATTTATTACAAAACACACTCAGATTTAAAGACTTAAAGGACATATAGTTTAgtaagaaaatataaaaagtttttaaataatgaaatatatatgtgtatgtgtatatgtatatatatatacatatatatatatatatatatgtgtgtgtgtataaaccTCATCGTGTGAGGATTGCACAATCTCACCCCAACAGTTACAGGGCATAGCACTTGAAAACCACCTGGATATAAGGATGTAACTATGTACAGCACCTAAATTCAGACTTTGGAGAAGGAAAAATCTTTATATATCCTTATTTCTTATCTGGTAAAGGTTATGAGTCACCTTCTACTGTTTCAACCAGCATTTTCTCTCCAAAAAGAAGTTTTGTAGATAACGTCTCCCTTGAAACTGAATTTCTTATTCTTGTTATGCCTGTATAGATAGACCAGCAGTGGgaaactgtaaataaaacactcaaggaaaggggagaaaaatAAGGATTTTTGACATTTTCCACTGTAAATACTGGCTCACGTTTTTGTATATAGCGAGATGTAGGAATTACTGTCGTTTTT is a window of Cololabis saira isolate AMF1-May2022 chromosome 16, fColSai1.1, whole genome shotgun sequence DNA encoding:
- the asxl2 gene encoding putative Polycomb group protein ASXL2 isoform X1, giving the protein MRERQKRKKGRTWAEAAKTVLEKYPNTPMSHKEILQVIQRERLKEISGTSPLACLNAMLHTNSRGEEGIFYKVPGRMGVYTLKKDISDVGKELSEEGSDDSSDNLSDSRSSENNSGAVSPEGRRGRWMRRVPSKLQSQPSSPQPRCSSPPVPPSKLISPSQKHSKKALKQALKQQQQRNQRRQGGMPTVSSPRLLLKTIKDMTDISTKTADCCHPVVPRKVPQRSSRLSAGQIKRTKCKIDVETPDSILVNTNLRAIINKHTFTVLPADCQQKLLKLLPDVDRQACLDGLLKITSSALNNEFFTSAAQSWKERLSEGEFTPELQLRMRQEIEKEKKIEHWKEAFFESYYGENSGLNYEESKELTKADLHQKSDGPQSLPRQTTPVAQKPENTKCTKDRRQIDDAAKDMKSTQISQDSPRAQAGPKDSVSTMEPMRTRRSQQAEDRKLNTSAHSEPTPAVIRPEVEKQTEQGSACTPPVEEHKEETEERKIELPESPVKTNPPLQGGSESKDDQLVSTVKSEESEEVTSEPSGPSEPLKRKSLSETEGELTPEKRSRLSSVSSVSSVSSASPSASSISSPATPSPTSQRVPPLKIPVSRILPVPVSPNQVSPRTPLPSPLSSPGRTGARTLADIKAKAQLARAQRAAAAAILASKGAVPGPGPGGGSNEQRQPSPSLTLSPTSPQASARIPATSSNSSQSSTPSPRPLDSFDQFSPNHAQISCSSKTVDKHKGPAANNVSTGSSVIQRSPSASTQSSSMHAVKELDIPTGAAKPISRTSSCIPANNPLVTQLLQGKEVPLEQILPKPLSKVEVKMSSLPTCSQLRPSYTVQHRTDKQVSQQFNAAGRVGVISEQTKHHRELPDKETQEQILQALMQRKIQQSQPYGGVGSQPPQYKVQHVAHAEQIQDQCRTSVGFLTRKRTPRPAMTGHYLLNVSTYGRGPESKRLHLSVLPNKSVSSLKRESTDGEEAPKEEAAATNVFLPVSGVKTEQQGYSITKSDDPTNLSSIKAEPGTEEHAAGGNNGTGAKAKDTSPLPQSHRMHLELRNSNQGKSEPYLPHVDPCHQHPPAFQSQRTLDNQEPVVASCYGGTINMPVPQTLNHNTAGASPSTSSTDADGGGIHGSVMSFSVTVTTIPAGHSLDHGSPGEPSPEQSFIEGSSMDDVQSKCYCRLKAMIMCKGCGAFCHDDCIGPSKLCVSCLVVR
- the asxl2 gene encoding putative Polycomb group protein ASXL2 isoform X2, with translation MLHTNSRGEEGIFYKVPGRMGVYTLKKDISDVGKELSEEGSDDSSDNLSDSRSSENNSGAVSPEGRRGRWMRRVPSKLQSQPSSPQPRCSSPPVPPSKLISPSQKHSKKALKQALKQQQQRNQRRQGGMPTVSSPRLLLKTIKDMTDISTKTADCCHPVVPRKVPQRSSRLSAGQIKRTKCKIDVETPDSILVNTNLRAIINKHTFTVLPADCQQKLLKLLPDVDRQACLDGLLKITSSALNNEFFTSAAQSWKERLSEGEFTPELQLRMRQEIEKEKKIEHWKEAFFESYYGENSGLNYEESKELTKADLHQKSDGPQSLPRQTTPVAQKPENTKCTKDRRQIDDAAKDMKSTQISQDSPRAQAGPKDSVSTMEPMRTRRSQQAEDRKLNTSAHSEPTPAVIRPEVEKQTEQGSACTPPVEEHKEETEERKIELPESPVKTNPPLQGGSESKDDQLVSTVKSEESEEVTSEPSGPSEPLKRKSLSETEGELTPEKRSRLSSVSSVSSVSSASPSASSISSPATPSPTSQRVPPLKIPVSRILPVPVSPNQVSPRTPLPSPLSSPGRTGARTLADIKAKAQLARAQRAAAAAILASKGAVPGPGPGGGSNEQRQPSPSLTLSPTSPQASARIPATSSNSSQSSTPSPRPLDSFDQFSPNHAQISCSSKTVDKHKGPAANNVSTGSSVIQRSPSASTQSSSMHAVKELDIPTGAAKPISRTSSCIPANNPLVTQLLQGKEVPLEQILPKPLSKVEVKMSSLPTCSQLRPSYTVQHRTDKQVSQQFNAAGRVGVISEQTKHHRELPDKETQEQILQALMQRKIQQSQPYGGVGSQPPQYKVQHVAHAEQIQDQCRTSVGFLTRKRTPRPAMTGHYLLNVSTYGRGPESKRLHLSVLPNKSVSSLKRESTDGEEAPKEEAAATNVFLPVSGVKTEQQGYSITKSDDPTNLSSIKAEPGTEEHAAGGNNGTGAKAKDTSPLPQSHRMHLELRNSNQGKSEPYLPHVDPCHQHPPAFQSQRTLDNQEPVVASCYGGTINMPVPQTLNHNTAGASPSTSSTDADGGGIHGSVMSFSVTVTTIPAGHSLDHGSPGEPSPEQSFIEGSSMDDVQSKCYCRLKAMIMCKGCGAFCHDDCIGPSKLCVSCLVVR
- the asxl2 gene encoding putative Polycomb group protein ASXL2 isoform X3 — encoded protein: MIAKVPSKLQSQPSSPQPRCSSPPVPPSKLISPSQKHSKKALKQALKQQQQRNQRRQGGMPTVSSPRLLLKTIKDMTDISTKTADCCHPVVPRKVPQRSSRLSAGQIKRTKCKIDVETPDSILVNTNLRAIINKHTFTVLPADCQQKLLKLLPDVDRQACLDGLLKITSSALNNEFFTSAAQSWKERLSEGEFTPELQLRMRQEIEKEKKIEHWKEAFFESYYGENSGLNYEESKELTKADLHQKSDGPQSLPRQTTPVAQKPENTKCTKDRRQIDDAAKDMKSTQISQDSPRAQAGPKDSVSTMEPMRTRRSQQAEDRKLNTSAHSEPTPAVIRPEVEKQTEQGSACTPPVEEHKEETEERKIELPESPVKTNPPLQGGSESKDDQLVSTVKSEESEEVTSEPSGPSEPLKRKSLSETEGELTPEKRSRLSSVSSVSSVSSASPSASSISSPATPSPTSQRVPPLKIPVSRILPVPVSPNQVSPRTPLPSPLSSPGRTGARTLADIKAKAQLARAQRAAAAAILASKGAVPGPGPGGGSNEQRQPSPSLTLSPTSPQASARIPATSSNSSQSSTPSPRPLDSFDQFSPNHAQISCSSKTVDKHKGPAANNVSTGSSVIQRSPSASTQSSSMHAVKELDIPTGAAKPISRTSSCIPANNPLVTQLLQGKEVPLEQILPKPLSKVEVKMSSLPTCSQLRPSYTVQHRTDKQVSQQFNAAGRVGVISEQTKHHRELPDKETQEQILQALMQRKIQQSQPYGGVGSQPPQYKVQHVAHAEQIQDQCRTSVGFLTRKRTPRPAMTGHYLLNVSTYGRGPESKRLHLSVLPNKSVSSLKRESTDGEEAPKEEAAATNVFLPVSGVKTEQQGYSITKSDDPTNLSSIKAEPGTEEHAAGGNNGTGAKAKDTSPLPQSHRMHLELRNSNQGKSEPYLPHVDPCHQHPPAFQSQRTLDNQEPVVASCYGGTINMPVPQTLNHNTAGASPSTSSTDADGGGIHGSVMSFSVTVTTIPAGHSLDHGSPGEPSPEQSFIEGSSMDDVQSKCYCRLKAMIMCKGCGAFCHDDCIGPSKLCVSCLVVR